One Nitrospirota bacterium DNA segment encodes these proteins:
- a CDS encoding HAMP domain-containing protein, translating into MFKNWSITSKTLVPILVFTTIGVILNIFFAVTLSKDMIIDEIKNGAIKGYRETVLNSLTTMMLTGSISTSKKLFLDQMKTLIDLKVIRTESVDKNFGTNPDDDHATDDIEKQVISTGKDVVVINGDYLRGVYPYIAQKDFMGKNCLECHTVTEGTVLGAISIKVPLAEKMAKLKRLELIFTLVGFLLLVGISVLFIAIFRKTHKPLKDLSDSFERMADGDIDCSFDYHAKDEIGKLSEGFNKMTANLREIVYSLKSLADSVSGACDGLNTTSSKISVDTISQAEKTTQVATAVEEMTQTIVDIAKNASTIASSATSTMAVAKDGSSVVDKTRDEVKQIKVTVRDSATMIESLGHRSSQIGEIVNVINDIADQTNLLALNAAIEAARAGEQGRGFAVVADEVRKLAEKTGKATTEISEMIMAIQSETGKAISSMKESLVRVEAGVDYSSKAGDSLNSIVHSVTELQSMVQSIASATEQMSSVSSQIAEDTDTLAKTSRETSVCSDVVSRAAAQLVSVSSHLRKIASQFKTSGEPNSLSGGDKHGKQLTLQR; encoded by the coding sequence ATGTTTAAGAACTGGTCTATAACTTCAAAAACACTGGTACCGATACTAGTCTTTACAACTATTGGGGTGATATTGAACATTTTTTTTGCAGTAACCCTATCCAAAGATATGATAATTGATGAGATTAAAAACGGAGCAATAAAAGGCTACAGGGAGACCGTGTTAAACAGCCTTACGACAATGATGCTGACAGGGTCAATAAGTACTTCAAAGAAGCTCTTTTTAGATCAAATGAAAACCTTAATAGACTTAAAAGTAATAAGAACCGAATCTGTTGATAAGAATTTTGGAACTAATCCTGATGATGATCATGCTACCGATGATATCGAAAAACAGGTGATAAGTACCGGTAAGGATGTAGTAGTCATAAATGGTGATTACTTAAGAGGAGTTTATCCATACATTGCCCAAAAGGATTTTATGGGTAAAAATTGTCTTGAATGCCATACCGTAACAGAGGGCACTGTTTTGGGAGCAATCAGCATAAAGGTGCCGCTTGCTGAGAAAATGGCAAAACTAAAACGTCTTGAACTCATATTTACTCTTGTTGGTTTTCTTTTATTAGTTGGTATATCCGTGCTATTTATAGCTATCTTTAGGAAAACACACAAACCATTGAAAGATTTGAGCGATTCTTTTGAACGTATGGCCGATGGTGATATTGACTGCAGCTTTGATTACCATGCAAAGGATGAGATAGGAAAGCTTTCTGAGGGATTTAACAAGATGACCGCTAACCTGAGGGAGATAGTGTACAGTTTGAAAAGTTTAGCTGACTCAGTCTCAGGGGCGTGTGACGGTCTGAATACAACTTCGAGCAAAATCTCTGTTGACACGATTAGTCAGGCAGAGAAGACAACCCAGGTAGCAACTGCAGTAGAAGAAATGACTCAAACCATTGTTGACATTGCAAAGAATGCATCAACAATCGCATCCTCTGCCACATCAACCATGGCTGTGGCAAAAGACGGTTCAAGTGTGGTGGATAAGACAAGAGATGAGGTAAAGCAAATAAAAGTTACAGTTAGAGACTCCGCCACGATGATAGAGTCACTGGGGCATCGTTCAAGTCAGATAGGGGAAATAGTAAATGTCATAAATGATATAGCGGATCAGACAAATCTTCTGGCTTTAAACGCTGCAATAGAAGCGGCACGGGCCGGGGAGCAGGGGCGGGGGTTTGCCGTGGTAGCCGATGAGGTAAGAAAGTTGGCAGAAAAGACCGGTAAGGCCACAACCGAAATAAGTGAAATGATTATGGCTATTCAGAGTGAAACCGGAAAAGCAATATCATCAATGAAGGAAAGTCTGGTCAGAGTAGAAGCCGGTGTGGATTACTCCTCAAAGGCAGGTGATTCCCTTAACTCAATAGTGCATAGTGTAACCGAGCTGCAATCTATGGTTCAGAGTATCGCATCAGCTACCGAGCAGATGTCCTCCGTTTCCTCGCAGATTGCAGAAGACACGGACACTCTTGCTAAAACCTCAAGAGAGACCTCCGTTTGCTCAGACGTAGTTTCAAGAGCAGCAGCTCAGCTTGTGAGCGTATCTTCGCATCTGAGAAAAATAGCGTCACAGTTTAAAACATCCGGCGAGCCTAATTCGCTAAGTGGTGGAGACAAACACGGCAAGCAGTTGACTCTGCAGAGGTGA
- a CDS encoding metal ABC transporter permease, whose product MLEIFDHIFMIRAFTAGILIAVTAPVIGIFLVVRRYSLIADTLAHVSLAGVAIGLLTKTYPLIWATVVSATTAIGIETLRKSKRVYGEASVALFLQGGMAVAVTLISIARGFNAELFGFLFGAIATVSETDLYFIGILALVIVLAVFFHFKELFAVAFDEELAQLSGMRVKAFNTALVVLAAIAITVATRIVGILLIGALMVVPVLSAMQFSRSFKQTMGISIVVSLVSVIVGLYASYYLDIASGGAIVLIALAIFFVSSIINKNN is encoded by the coding sequence ATGCTTGAAATATTTGATCACATCTTTATGATAAGGGCTTTTACGGCAGGGATCCTTATTGCCGTCACAGCACCGGTTATAGGCATATTTTTAGTTGTCAGGCGGTACTCTCTGATAGCCGACACACTTGCCCACGTATCTCTGGCAGGTGTTGCGATTGGACTTTTAACAAAAACATATCCGCTGATTTGGGCAACAGTGGTCTCAGCAACCACAGCAATAGGGATAGAGACCCTTCGCAAGTCAAAACGAGTCTATGGCGAGGCCTCAGTTGCTCTGTTTTTACAGGGCGGCATGGCAGTAGCTGTAACTTTGATAAGCATAGCACGGGGGTTTAATGCCGAGCTGTTTGGCTTTCTGTTTGGCGCTATAGCTACGGTGTCTGAGACTGACCTATATTTCATTGGAATTTTAGCGCTTGTAATAGTTTTAGCAGTGTTTTTTCATTTTAAAGAGCTCTTTGCAGTAGCCTTTGATGAGGAGCTTGCACAGTTAAGCGGAATGCGTGTTAAGGCCTTTAACACAGCACTTGTCGTACTTGCCGCCATTGCTATTACTGTTGCAACAAGAATAGTCGGGATACTGCTTATCGGAGCTCTGATGGTTGTACCTGTGCTTTCAGCCATGCAGTTCTCACGCAGTTTTAAACAGACAATGGGGATTTCCATTGTAGTATCCCTTGTCTCAGTTATTGTGGGGCTCTATGCCTCTTACTACCTTGATATAGCAAGCGGAGGAGCTATTGTCCTCATTGCTTTGGCAATTTTCTTTGTCTCTTCAATCATCAATAAGAATAATTAA
- a CDS encoding metal ABC transporter ATP-binding protein, translated as MEQFCLEARGIEHSYGKEKVLENVTFSIAAGSYVGLIGPNGGGKTTLIKILLGLTKPDAGKVYVFGESLSNYKKKYHLGYVPQQVSQLENSFPATVSEIVKTGRTARVGLYKNFTHKDKEAVNTAMEIAGVSEYKDRLIGKLSGGQKQKVFIARALAGDPKVLFLDEPMVGIDIVSRESFYTFLKRLNKENGITIVFISHDLGVISEEVETILCLNKKLFCHSKSGETSIDQLIEDSYGKKVSAVRHIH; from the coding sequence ATGGAGCAGTTTTGTTTAGAGGCACGGGGGATAGAGCATAGTTATGGCAAAGAGAAGGTTCTTGAAAATGTAACCTTTTCAATAGCTGCCGGAAGCTACGTTGGTCTAATCGGTCCAAATGGAGGCGGTAAAACCACCTTAATAAAAATCCTGCTTGGGCTTACCAAACCTGATGCCGGTAAGGTTTATGTATTTGGGGAGAGTCTTTCTAATTACAAAAAGAAATATCATCTTGGATATGTTCCTCAGCAAGTGTCTCAGCTTGAAAACTCGTTTCCTGCAACCGTTTCAGAGATAGTCAAAACCGGACGCACGGCACGCGTTGGCCTATATAAAAATTTTACACATAAGGACAAAGAGGCTGTCAACACAGCAATGGAAATAGCCGGGGTATCTGAGTACAAAGACAGGCTGATAGGGAAACTCTCCGGAGGACAGAAACAAAAAGTGTTTATCGCCAGGGCTTTGGCCGGAGATCCCAAAGTTCTCTTTCTTGATGAGCCCATGGTTGGAATAGACATTGTTTCAAGAGAGTCATTCTATACCTTTTTAAAACGCCTCAATAAGGAAAACGGCATAACCATAGTGTTTATCTCTCATGACCTTGGGGTAATATCCGAGGAGGTGGAAACTATTTTGTGTTTAAACAAGAAACTGTTTTGCCATAGCAAATCCGGTGAAACAAGCATTGATCAACTGATTGAGGACTCTTACGGTAAGAAAGTGTCTGCCGTGAGGCATATACATTAA
- a CDS encoding zinc ABC transporter substrate-binding protein, translated as MKYNKASSRFILALSTISMVLMLLLFPRIVHAEIKITASFYPLAFIAQSVAGSNAEVINMTPTGVEPHEFEPKLSTLKGVYSSRLFIYNGAGVDLWAEKLSVDLKKKGIETVNMTSHMTLLKVEGKSADPHFWLDPVLVKKEVEVIRDALIKIDPAGRATYEKNAADISSKLNTLNSKFVTGLKTCKHKDIIVTHSAFQYMAARYGLNVFSILGLSTLEEASPKKLAELSNIVKEKKMKYVFYESLVSPKLAETLANEAGVKTLTLNPCEGLTDDDVKADRDYLSLMENNLKNLKTALECN; from the coding sequence ATGAAATATAATAAGGCAAGCAGTAGGTTTATTCTTGCTCTATCAACAATTTCTATGGTTCTTATGTTATTGCTATTTCCCCGAATCGTACATGCCGAAATTAAAATTACTGCATCGTTTTATCCACTTGCATTTATCGCTCAAAGCGTTGCTGGCAGCAATGCAGAGGTAATAAACATGACTCCGACCGGAGTTGAGCCACACGAGTTTGAGCCAAAATTAAGCACCCTTAAGGGGGTTTATTCATCCCGCCTGTTTATATATAACGGAGCCGGGGTTGACCTATGGGCTGAGAAACTCTCCGTGGATTTAAAGAAAAAAGGGATAGAAACTGTTAATATGACATCACATATGACTCTGCTAAAAGTAGAGGGCAAATCGGCTGACCCGCATTTTTGGTTAGATCCGGTGTTGGTAAAAAAAGAGGTTGAAGTTATTCGTGACGCACTAATTAAAATAGATCCTGCCGGCAGAGCTACTTACGAAAAAAATGCCGCCGATATCAGCTCCAAACTTAACACCCTTAACAGTAAGTTTGTTACCGGGCTAAAAACCTGTAAACATAAGGATATTATCGTAACCCACTCGGCATTTCAGTACATGGCGGCACGATACGGTTTAAACGTGTTTTCTATCCTTGGGCTTTCCACCTTAGAGGAGGCATCTCCTAAAAAGCTTGCCGAGCTTTCAAATATCGTCAAAGAAAAGAAAATGAAATACGTGTTTTATGAATCCCTGGTAAGCCCTAAGCTTGCCGAGACATTGGCTAATGAGGCCGGTGTAAAAACCCTCACACTCAATCCATGTGAGGGACTGACAGATGACGATGTAAAAGCCGACAGAGATTATTTGTCGCTTATGGAAAATAATCTCAAAAACTTAAAAACAGCATTGGAGTGTAATTAA
- a CDS encoding transcriptional repressor: protein MIQQILAAQATLKDNGFRLTKIRKLILEVFFSNTTVPISATELKSQLFALDTKVNKTTVYRELEFLSAQGIIVEVNAGDGKKRYELNCYCHHHHVLCLRCSAVECVTIDNCTLEEQLNSVDLKNFKITGHALNFFGLCAQCR, encoded by the coding sequence ATGATACAGCAAATACTTGCGGCACAGGCGACACTAAAAGACAACGGGTTTCGTTTAACTAAAATCAGAAAACTCATTCTTGAGGTGTTTTTCTCTAATACGACCGTACCAATCTCCGCCACGGAACTTAAATCGCAGCTCTTTGCATTAGACACGAAAGTAAACAAGACAACGGTCTATCGCGAGCTGGAATTTTTATCGGCACAGGGTATAATCGTGGAGGTCAATGCCGGTGACGGCAAGAAACGATATGAACTCAACTGTTATTGCCATCACCACCACGTCCTGTGCCTGCGGTGCAGTGCGGTGGAATGTGTAACCATCGATAACTGTACGCTGGAGGAGCAACTTAACAGCGTTGATTTAAAGAATTTTAAGATTACCGGACACGCGTTAAACTTTTTCGGCCTTTGTGCGCAATGCCGATGA
- the uvrA gene encoding excinuclease ABC subunit UvrA, with protein sequence METAQRYITIRGAREHNLKNLNLDLPRNSFIVVTGPSGSGKSTLAIDTIFAEGQRRYVESLSIYARQFLGEMQKPDLDFIEGLSPSIAIEQKTITRSPRSTVGTLTEIYDYLRVLYTRIGTPCCPGCSQPIISQDTELILNKITSLPTGTKLQVLSPIAKQRKGIYEKELASMRREGFVRARIDGQMVDLTEDVKLNKNKRHTIEVVVDRLMVKNGIEKKLKDAVNTALRFSSVAVINLLDDNKDIVFSKTQVCPDCGISIPELNHMFFSFNSQLGACPACNGIGYENLTEYDTTSDALLPCQKCGGLRLNEVALSVKIGDLNIGQLCSLPMSDIRVFLQNMTLTQREAFIADRILKEILSRLTFIERVGLSYLALNRMVWTLSGGEAQRIRLATQLGAKLSGVLYVLDEPSIGLHPRDCAKLIGTLHSIRDSGNTVIVVEHDEETILASDVIVDMGPGAGTVGGYVVSQGSPHEIMKDENSLTGAYLSKRLSIPVPQQRRAPTGYIKLTGARENNLKNVDVNIPLGVFLCVTGVSGSGKSSLILDTVYPALFNANYETKLKEGKYDSILGVNEVNRVIYVDQSPIGKTPRSNPCTYMGMFTHIRELFAALLDSRTKGYSHSRFSFNLKGGRCESCKGAGIKKYEMHFLPDAYVVCDMCGGKRFNRETLHIKYKGKSITDVLRMTVSEAREFFLPVLTISEKLALLEEVGLGYIALGQSANTLSGGEAQRLRLCRELSKRATGRTIYILDEPTTGLHFVDVDRLLKILHRLTDLGNTVVVIEHNIDVIRAADYVIDLGPEGGNLGGHVIAEGTPEEISLNKNSYTGQFLSKTKRRDK encoded by the coding sequence ATGGAAACTGCACAAAGATACATAACAATACGAGGGGCCAGAGAGCACAACCTTAAAAACCTCAATCTTGATTTGCCAAGAAACTCGTTTATCGTAGTAACCGGCCCTTCAGGGTCAGGCAAGTCCACACTTGCCATAGATACAATTTTTGCAGAAGGACAGAGACGCTACGTGGAGAGCCTTTCCATCTATGCCAGACAATTCTTAGGTGAGATGCAAAAGCCTGATCTTGATTTCATAGAGGGACTTTCGCCATCCATCGCTATCGAGCAAAAAACCATCACACGGAGTCCGCGTTCAACTGTAGGCACTCTAACGGAAATCTATGACTACCTGAGGGTGCTCTACACTCGTATTGGTACACCCTGCTGCCCAGGCTGCTCACAACCTATTATCTCTCAGGATACGGAGCTGATTCTTAACAAAATAACATCCCTGCCCACAGGAACAAAACTCCAGGTACTCTCCCCAATTGCTAAACAGAGGAAAGGCATTTACGAAAAAGAGCTGGCCTCAATGCGGCGTGAGGGGTTTGTAAGAGCCAGAATAGATGGCCAAATGGTAGATTTAACTGAGGATGTTAAACTCAATAAAAACAAGCGCCATACCATAGAAGTAGTAGTGGACAGACTGATGGTTAAAAATGGCATAGAGAAAAAGCTTAAAGATGCCGTGAACACGGCCTTAAGATTTAGCAGTGTAGCCGTCATCAATCTACTGGATGATAACAAGGACATTGTATTTTCAAAAACGCAGGTGTGTCCGGACTGTGGGATAAGTATCCCTGAGTTAAACCACATGTTTTTTTCGTTTAACAGCCAGCTTGGAGCTTGCCCTGCCTGTAATGGTATCGGATATGAGAATCTGACCGAATACGACACTACATCCGACGCTCTGCTCCCATGCCAAAAGTGCGGCGGCCTGCGTTTAAATGAGGTGGCACTGAGCGTTAAAATTGGCGACCTCAATATCGGGCAGTTGTGCTCACTGCCTATGAGTGATATAAGAGTGTTTTTGCAGAACATGACACTGACTCAGAGGGAGGCATTCATAGCGGACAGGATATTAAAGGAAATCCTGAGCAGACTAACATTTATAGAAAGAGTGGGGTTATCGTATCTGGCGTTAAACCGGATGGTGTGGACACTTTCGGGCGGTGAAGCACAGAGGATACGGCTGGCGACTCAACTAGGGGCAAAACTATCCGGGGTGTTGTATGTCCTCGATGAGCCCAGTATCGGGCTGCACCCGCGTGACTGCGCTAAACTAATAGGAACACTGCACAGTATCCGTGACAGCGGTAACACGGTCATCGTGGTTGAGCATGATGAGGAGACAATTTTAGCCTCAGATGTCATTGTGGATATGGGGCCTGGGGCTGGCACGGTGGGTGGATACGTGGTGTCACAGGGCAGTCCACATGAGATAATGAAAGACGAAAACTCCTTGACAGGAGCATATCTCTCTAAAAGACTTTCAATCCCCGTGCCGCAGCAAAGAAGAGCGCCGACAGGTTATATAAAACTCACAGGTGCCCGTGAGAATAACCTTAAAAACGTGGACGTTAATATTCCTCTTGGCGTATTTTTATGTGTAACCGGAGTGTCGGGTTCCGGAAAGAGTTCACTAATTCTTGACACAGTTTATCCAGCCCTTTTCAATGCCAACTATGAGACTAAGTTAAAAGAAGGAAAGTATGACTCCATACTTGGCGTTAACGAGGTTAACCGTGTAATTTACGTCGATCAATCGCCAATTGGTAAAACACCGCGGTCAAACCCATGTACGTACATGGGGATGTTTACACACATTCGGGAGCTGTTTGCAGCGCTTTTGGATTCCCGCACAAAGGGATACAGCCACTCCAGATTTAGTTTTAATCTAAAGGGCGGGCGGTGTGAGTCGTGTAAGGGGGCTGGGATAAAAAAATATGAGATGCACTTTCTGCCGGATGCTTATGTTGTGTGTGATATGTGTGGCGGCAAGAGGTTTAACCGGGAAACTCTCCACATAAAGTACAAGGGTAAGAGCATAACCGATGTGCTCAGAATGACGGTGAGTGAGGCGCGGGAGTTTTTTCTGCCCGTACTTACTATAAGTGAAAAACTGGCATTGCTTGAGGAGGTGGGGCTTGGTTACATTGCACTTGGGCAATCGGCAAATACACTATCCGGCGGTGAGGCGCAAAGGCTGAGGCTCTGTCGGGAGCTCTCCAAAAGAGCAACCGGACGCACCATCTACATTTTGGATGAACCGACAACGGGACTGCATTTTGTTGACGTTGACAGACTGCTGAAAATTCTTCACAGGCTAACAGATTTAGGTAACACAGTGGTAGTCATAGAGCATAATATTGATGTTATAAGGGCAGCCGATTACGTAATAGATTTGGGCCCGGAGGGCGGCAATCTGGGAGGCCATGTAATAGCAGAAGGCACACCTGAGGAGATTTCATTAAATAAAAATTCATACACCGGTCAGTTTTTGAGTAAAACGAAGAGAAGAGATAAATAA